TCAAACACTTCTTTTAACATCTTTGCCGATTGTTGTAATAACTTTTCCTCATCTTCAGAAAGAGTTAGATTAACAGTCTTAATGATACCTCTTTCACTAACAACCCTCGGAATACTTAGACAAACATCCTCAATACCGTACATACCCGTCATTAAACCACTAACCGTTAAAATTCTTTCCTGAGAATTGAGAATTGCCTTTACAATATCTGTAGTGGCTAAACCTATAGCATAAGAAGTATAGCCTTTTAATTTGATAATATCATAAGCCGCATTTTGAACTTTTTGAAAAATTCCCGATAAAGTAGCTTTTTCATCTTCAGGTAAATCAGCCCACGTATTCGGCACAAGTTTCATTCCTCCAACATTAGCGGTACTCCATACAGGAACTTCACTATCTCCATGTTCACCAATGATATAAGCATGGACACTACGAGGGTCAATATCCATTTCTTTAGCTAATAGGGTACGAAAACGCGCAGTATCAAGCACAGTACCACTACCAATAATTCGGGAACTAGGAAACCCAGTAATTTTAAGGGTTGCATAGGTCATAATGTCCACAGGGTTTGTTACCACTAAGATAATTGCTTCAGGACAATATTTAACAACATCAGCGAGAATTTTTTTGTAAATGGCAATATTTCTTTCTAGCAAACTCAGGCGACTTTCCCCTTCTTTTTGAGCAACTCCTGCTGTAATAATCACAATATCTGCATTTCTTCCTTCATTGGCGATGGTTCCAGCTTTGATGTCTGTGGGTGGAATAAAAGGCATTCCATGGGAAAAATCCATTACTTCTCCTTCAAGTTTATCCGATGCAATATCTTGTAAAACTAAC
This is a stretch of genomic DNA from Cyanobacterium aponinum PCC 10605. It encodes these proteins:
- a CDS encoding L-lactate dehydrogenase — protein: MFEKILLSNPSAENPSSLRPRKGIIIGLGQVGLACAYSMLIQDCFDELVLQDIASDKLEGEVMDFSHGMPFIPPTDIKAGTIANEGRNADIVIITAGVAQKEGESRLSLLERNIAIYKKILADVVKYCPEAIILVVTNPVDIMTYATLKITGFPSSRIIGSGTVLDTARFRTLLAKEMDIDPRSVHAYIIGEHGDSEVPVWSTANVGGMKLVPNTWADLPEDEKATLSGIFQKVQNAAYDIIKLKGYTSYAIGLATTDIVKAILNSQERILTVSGLMTGMYGIEDVCLSIPRVVSERGIIKTVNLTLSEDEEKLLQQSAKMLKEVFDKINY